Proteins encoded within one genomic window of Brachybacterium avium:
- the dnaN gene encoding DNA polymerase III subunit beta has translation MKFHLDRGVLGDAVSWATRTLPVRPAMPILQGVRIIAEAGGELQLSTFDYEVSAQITLEAEVDQPGEVLVQGRMLSDIVRALPNKDVSIALEGTKLQVRCGSARFALATLPVEEYPQLPSMPPVAGSVAADVFAEAISQVTVAASKDDTLPLLTGVKVEISGETMTLMSTDRYRLALRELTWNPTTPGTELTALVRGRTLHEVARSLATGGSVEIALSDDDSATLIGFEAGGRRTTSTLVDGEYPPVRRLFPDSSAITAVVSTAGLIDAVKRVSLVAERNTPVRLSFTEGQVALEAGAGDDAQASEVLEAHLEGEDLVVGFNSGFLLDGLGALGSDFARLTFTDSIKPSVMTGQDSLEGDPDSSYRYLIMPMRI, from the coding sequence GTGAAGTTCCACCTCGATCGCGGCGTCCTCGGCGACGCCGTCTCCTGGGCCACCCGAACCCTTCCTGTGCGACCGGCGATGCCGATCCTGCAGGGTGTGCGGATCATCGCTGAAGCCGGCGGGGAGCTGCAGCTCTCGACGTTCGACTACGAGGTCAGTGCCCAGATCACGCTCGAGGCGGAGGTCGATCAGCCCGGAGAGGTGCTGGTCCAGGGGCGGATGCTCTCGGATATCGTGCGCGCTCTGCCGAACAAGGACGTCTCCATCGCGCTGGAGGGCACCAAGCTCCAGGTCCGCTGCGGCAGTGCCCGCTTCGCCCTGGCGACCCTGCCCGTCGAGGAGTACCCACAGCTGCCGAGCATGCCGCCGGTGGCAGGATCCGTCGCCGCCGATGTGTTCGCCGAGGCGATCTCCCAGGTCACGGTCGCCGCCTCGAAGGACGACACCCTCCCGCTGCTGACCGGGGTGAAGGTCGAGATCAGCGGCGAGACCATGACGCTGATGTCCACCGACCGCTACCGCCTGGCGCTGCGTGAGCTCACCTGGAACCCCACCACGCCCGGCACCGAGCTCACCGCCCTGGTGCGCGGTCGCACCCTCCATGAGGTCGCCCGTTCTCTGGCCACCGGAGGCAGCGTCGAGATCGCCCTGTCCGATGATGATTCCGCGACCCTGATCGGTTTCGAGGCCGGCGGCCGCCGCACCACCTCGACCCTGGTGGACGGCGAGTACCCGCCCGTGCGACGTCTGTTCCCGGATTCCTCGGCGATCACTGCCGTGGTCTCCACCGCCGGCCTGATCGACGCCGTCAAGCGCGTCTCCCTCGTTGCCGAGCGGAACACGCCGGTGCGGCTGTCCTTCACCGAGGGGCAGGTCGCTCTCGAGGCCGGTGCGGGCGATGACGCCCAGGCCAGCGAGGTGCTCGAAGCGCACCTCGAGGGCGAGGATCTGGTCGTCGGCTTCAACTCCGGGTTCCTGCTCGACGGCCTCGGCGCCCTGGGCAGCGATTTCGCGCGCCTGACCTTCACCGACTCGATCAAGCCGTCGGTGATGACCGGTCAGGACTCGCTCGAGGGCGATCCCGACTCCTCGTACAGGTACCTGATCATGCCGATGCGGATCTGA